A window of Ictalurus furcatus strain D&B chromosome 4, Billie_1.0, whole genome shotgun sequence genomic DNA:
agaaTGGCAGTATTGGACAGTTCGTAGATTATTCAAGACTTCTGTGACGCTTCAGGAGAAAAACAATTAGTTAACATTAAAGGTACAAGGTGGTGCTTAGATGATCAACTATtccactgttgaattctcgattctgattggtcagaaggtgttgattaatttcccataacagcaactctgactgTAGTTCCTGCTGCCAGGCAAATCCTGTTGATATCAACGCACTCGTTCTGATCATTTTTACCCTTAAACAGATTATGAAAAGGTGTGTAATTGTGGTAtgtgatatggtgaagttttctgtaaggagatgtttctttagctcttttttattttttggaaggCGTGTCCAAGTTTCGGAGCTTTATACCGTAATagtcaggggtaaagctgtaactttaagtttgcCAAAAGTCTTCAGTCTGATCTCGTATTATAAGAGAGACTGccgaaggaacgactgtttatagtaCTGTAGCTGcttttataatgtaagtgataacaggaactagcttgtttcagggacgttccacaacaataaacgtaactctaaatggataaaaagcacaaaatgtaatattgtaaaaaaaaattgtaatcgagggcaaactgctgtggtataaaaggaaatTAAAACGTCAGAATAATCAGCTTTAGGGTGGTGAGAATGACTCCACTTCACATCAACCCACatcacactgattattttcctacaatgGCACACCACTAGCATAACTGATTCATCCTGTACATGTACCAAATGCATGTGTTAGTTTGTGGTTTGagattaaagtgcacctattatggtttttcaaatattcccgttcatgtagtgtgttatatatgtcGCTGTttctgaatgtaaaaagtctgcaaagtttcaaaaatcaaagcgcacgacaaacggagttatcgactctcaaacgaaggaatcgattctgaacagctgaatcgaatcgttagtgattccagactttatttcctgtactaacctacgtaggtttataacaataaaccccgcctctggtcttcatcggctgctcgctgacagcggtagaccaatcacaacagactgcgacatttgaccaatcagagcagagtatgtttagagcgaatcctttagaatcattgaacgagtcgtttgtgacactggggggaaaaagataatgctgcagtttaaatgttgagcacgttaaagtgttttttgtcctcggatgcgtgtaaatctattgtacgagacctttaaaacaaaattaggcacgtttcaaaaccataataggtgcgctttaagtgatttatttctccctctgctcttgctctctctccatcattcgAGCCCCAAAGCAAAGCCGACATTCGGGGTTATCATCGCTGTCTGTACACTGACGGagagacagctgcttgatttgTCCAAAGTTTCAGTACTGAAGACGGCCAGCTTCGGTTTCATGTCCTTTATTGTGACATCTCACTGTGCCACGCCTTCACATCCGTCATGTATTGAGCACTTTCTCGTCCTGTCCTGAACCCGAGTCTTTAAACTCCGCCTCCACCATGGCGTCTGGGGGGGTGTCCAGTAAGAAGTCTGTCCTCTTTCCAAACACTTTGTCTTGCAGCTCGATGATGTCGTGACGGATGTCTGCCATCATCAGTAGGAGGAAGTCGAAAGATCCCGGAGGTCCCTAAAACGGAGATGGACAGGAAGTGTGTGGGATATAAATGGCATAATATCGACATAAATCACCACAAATAACGACGACCACTTCGATTCATTCCTTCCATCGCGTTTCGATTCTATTTTCGTTGGCCGCACCTGCTTTCCGTTTACTTCCCGTCTGATTTAcatccaaaaaagttgggacgctgtgtaaaaacgtaaataaaaacagaacgcaatgatGTGCGGAGCTCATAAACAcgtgtgttattcacaatagaacacagagaacatatcaaatgtttaaactgaggaaatgtagaAAGAAGGTCGATTTGAATTCCATGGCCGTAACACGTTTCAAAACGTTTGGGACGGGGGCgagaaaaggctggaaaagtatgTGTTAGTAAAAAAGAAACTGCTTATTAGTGTGTCATTAGTTTGGGAGAGAATTACTGCGGTGACTCTGATCCATGCCCTGTGGTCATATTTTACCCCTGGATTAAACGTGTAAACTCACCGGTGGTCCTCTGAGTCCAGGAGAACCTTTTTCACCCTGTGCAGACAAAAACACATCCGTTAGAAAGGATCTGCTGAACTGTTACTACATACACATGTGGAAAATGGCATGACGTGTACAGGCTTTCACATAAACATCTGTTTTATTACAGGCATTAAggcatatatacatgtatacgtatatacacatgcacaaatgtacttctctcacacacacacacacacacacacacacacacatacacaccttaaACCCATCTCTTCCAGGTGCTCCCGGTGGTCCCTGAGGAAACAGTTACATGTAAGATTTATACCCTAAATAAACTGgtactactgtgtgtgtgtgtgtgtgtgtgtgtgtgtgtgtgtgtgtgtgtgtgtgaaagagagaaagagagagcgagacaaacAGTAAGTGCTCACCACTGGTCCTCTGCGTCCCCTCTTAACATGCTCCAGGTCCGGCTGGGGACCCATAGGGCCCATATCACCCCTCGGACCCTGAGGCCCTGGAGTACCAATGGATCCAGGTTCTCCTTTCTGTCCTGGAGGTCCTGATACTCAGAGAAATGAAAACTTAAACTTGGAATGGAAAATGGAATAAACACCTACTGTGTTTGTAGTTCTGAGCAGATTtgatctgaagtgtgtgtgtgtgtgtgtgtgtgtgtgtgtctgtgtgtgagtacCTGGCAGCCCCGGGGGTCCTGGCACCCCTGGTGGACCAGACATGGTGTGGCTATCATGATTTTTCCCCACTCTACCAGGAAGTGGCTTTTCACTGCTGTTAGCTAGATCAGGTGAGatcacctaaacacacacacacacacacacacacacacatctggtaATTTAGTACAATAAACAACAGCCCTGGTGAATTCTCaatgctgattggtcagtaggtgtTCATTCATTGTCTGTAACAactgtccaggtgtgtgtgtgtgtgtgtgtgtgtgtgtgtgtttgacctgtccagtcgagtgtgtgtgtcccaggtGGAGTTTGAGCTGCTGTAGGCTAGTCCTCATGTTCATGATGTCCTGACAGGTGAGAGAGCAGGAACCAGCACTCATCTGGGTATCAGACTTCCCtgcagagtgtgagagagagactgcacacacacccacacacacccacacacacacacacacacacacacacacacagaaagtcaAATAAAAAGTACAGGTTGGAGTTTACTTGTAATGATtgcttaataaaaataaatctgttggctgttttagattttcatctttcatttcattGTCCTAACGAAAGGCTGAaaacaggtatacacacacacacacacacacacacgcacacacccatacatacatacacacacacacacacacacacacacacacacacatttacacacacacacgtacgtttGTGTGTAGGTATGCAGGATCGCTGGTCTGCAGCCAGTGTGTATCCAGCACTGCAACGACAGCGGAAACTGCCGGGTGTGTTTTCACACACGTCCTCACACAGCGTCCCGTTAGACTCCTCACACTCATCtacatctgagagagagagagagagagagagagagagagagacagagaaatagagagacagagaaagagagacagagagagagacagagagagagagagagagacagagaaagagagagagacagagaaatagagagagacagagaaagagagagagacagagaaatagagtgacagagaaagagagagagacagagaaatagagagacagagaaagagagacagagagagagagagacagagaaagagagagagacagagaaatagagagacagagaaagagagacagagaaagagagacagacagagaaagagagagagacagagaaagacagagagagacagagaaagagagacagagagagagacagagaaagagagacaaagagagagagagagagagagacagagagagagagacagagaaagagagagagacagagaaagagagagagacagagaaatagagagacagagaaagagagacagacagagaaagagagagagacagagaaagacagagagagacagagaaagagagacagagagagagacagagaaagagagacaaagagagagagagagagacagagagagagagagacagagaaagagagacagagagagagacagagaaagagagacaaagagagagagacagagagagagagagagagagacagagagagagagagacagagaaagagagacagagagagagacagagaaagagagacaaagagagagagacagagagagagagagagacagagagagagagagacagagaaagagagacagagagagagagagagagacagagagagagagacagagagagacagagagagagaaagagagacagagaaagagagacagagagagagagacagagagagagacagagagagagacagagagagagatagacagagaggctgaattaaatcattttttggCATAGAAgcgagtcaaaataacttccacttctgttTTTCAGACTTCACCCTGATCCTTCATTTCCTGCTCCCAGCTCTCCGTGCACTTCACCTTTTATGGCGTTTTGTGGGCGTcgctacatgcaaatgagctgtgtcggGAATGCGCTTTACACTTTACAGATGAATAAACATCACACACGCATGAGAATACAGAGAAATTCAGTGTTTCTGAAACCAGTCTACAATTTTTTGTGCACTTTGGCTTACACGCACTCGCAGAAAACTTCCCCGTATCAGCgattacacactgtatatattttactgTGGAGAGTCCACTATCCACCTTCCTGTGCACAGAaggtcgttactatagaaaccgtagTGCATTTATATAAAACTGTCACTtgtagctgcactactgtcagacctgctgttaaaaaaatatttaaatcatcCTCTGACCAGATTTGCatattcaacagtgctgtgttaTAGTGtaataatgcaataatgtaatattattaaCACTTGAAACAGAATGAGACagaactgaaacacacacacacacacacacacacacctaagcAGTACGGATGGAGGTGCTGCCGATGTTTTTCCCGGTCGAAGCGGTAGCCACTGTAACACGTACACACCACCCGGCCGAAGTTATCCATACACTGCTGCTCACACGGAGAACCTGCACACACGtctacacctacacacacacacacacacacacacacacagtatatctGTTCATGtctatgtacagtatttacaatataatataatcatggCCCCCTGGTGGTCAAGAAGAGCATTGCGACCTGATACTACACTGAAAGTACTTTATTTAAAAGGTCGAATGatcaaatataatgaaatataatgaaACAAACTGAGAACATGTAGTAAATCAGTTTTAATAACCgcaaaatgtgtgaatttaaaaagctgatgagaatttaaaaaacaagacaaaacaagatTTTACCTACTTTCTGGTACACACTGACCCATGACGAACCTGAAACCTTTACAGCACTTcctcctgagagagagacagagatagagaaagaaggagagagagacagtgagagagagatagagagagagagagagagaatgagagagagagagagagaagaagggaTGGACATCTGTTGTTTGGCTCGTGTTCATGAGCCTGAGTTCAGAGATTTATTCCATACAATTCTGTTTCTGCACAATGACGCATAACACCTCCCTAATTAATGCGCTGTTCTTTGAATCTTTAATTACACTGATTTATCTGACCGTGTGTACGTGGGATATGAGCATAATTCACAAATAACAATGTGGCCTAAAACGAGCTATTCGCTGATAAAACGCTTCTATATTGTttagaagaagagaagaaggatCCTGCATCCAGctgtttcagaaataaataactCGGAGTCTACAAAGGAAAATGCACAAACTGGAGGGAAGGTAAGAGAGCCAGCGGGGGAACAAATcccagagagacacagagaaaaataaaactaacaGAACTGTTTTGTCTGGAAATTCGGTCTGATCTCTCAACAAACACGCGTCCCAGTGAACCCTCGCAGGATATGGAATCGAATATGAACTCTAAAGATTGAGGTTGTTTTAAAAGCAGTGCGTCGAGTGTTTAAGCTTAAAATATCTCTCGCTGCATGTGTTATTACTTTTAGCTCATCGtcataaagggtgccaatacttttggatcTGACTCTGTTATCACACAGATGAATGATTCGTACATTATTAGAATCTTTTGGGATTGAAACGGAGCGAGTTTCCTCTCACAGGGTCTCCCTGAAAATACTTTTATTCTATTccaacttttttcccctcactttctctctctctctttcgccttctctctgtctctatctctctcactgtctctctctctctttctctttctatctctctcactgtctctctctctttctctttctatctctctcactgtctctctctctctctctgtctatctctctctcactgtctctctctctttctctttctatctctctctctgtctctctctctgtctatctctctctcactgtctctctctctctttctttatctctctgtctctctttctctttctctctctcactgtctctcactttctctctctctctttttctctctctctctcactttctctctctctttttctctatctctctcattctcttttattctgtctctctcactcttttattctgtctctctctttctgtctctctctctcactgtctatttgtctctctctttctgcctctcttaTTCTGCGTCTCTCTTTCACGCTCGCTTTTATTCTCTCCActccctctcactgtctccttcttattctgtttctctttctgtctctcgcactctctcttttattctgtctgtctctctatgtctctctcttattctgtgtctctctttctgtctctctcccttattctctctctcactgtcttttgctctttctgtcactctttttctctctttcactgtctatctttcattctgtctctctttttcggTCTAtctcaccctttctctctctctcacactctctctctctctctctctgtgactagTATCGATTAATATTCCTAGCAATTCCCATAGAAGGAAGAACAGTGCAAGtgagtgaatgtttgtgtgtgtgtgtgtgtgcatgtgtgtgtgtgtgtgtgtgtgcatgtgtgtgtgtatgtgtgtgtgtgtatgcgtgtgtgtgtgtgtgtttttcctgcaCTCTGGACAAACAGCCCCTGTGTCTATTCCACACTCCGTCTCTGCTAGTGGTCTTTACAACAGGAGGACAAATGAACAACAGATGTGTGACTCTTCTCTGAGCAGACAGGaacaaagtctctctctctctctctctctctctctctctgtatgtgtgtgtgtgtgtgtgtgtgtgtgtgtccacaatCACATTAGGACCCTCTTTATTAGCTTGTGTTAAACAGACTCTAAGTCCATTTGACTCCAATTTGTCTCTGCGTGTATGAAATGCACGTTGTTTACTGAGCATGAACAGTTTAATGGTCAGCGCAGCTCACACTcttcacacacctcacacacctcacacacactctgccctGTTAACGAGATCTCCAGCGCTATCGATAAGCCTCACTAACAAACTCAGCTCGAACGTTAAGCCTAGTTAACCTGTgaaccttacacacacacacacacacacacacacacggcatccAACATGTTACACAGTCCAGAACGCCCCTATCAGTTTACACACTTATCTGCTAACAAGGGGGGATTTTCTGTGAATGCAGCTTTGATTTATTTGCTCATTAACAGCTGGAATGTGGACTAATATTCATAATGATCTCTCGTCCaattctttatgtgtgtgtgtgtgtgtgtgtgtgtgtgtgtgcacactaaAGTTATATTCTCCATGTAGGGTCAGTCTGTCATAATGCATGACATATTCCATATAAACAGGCACTGAATAGGAgctgggttgccagattgagcaGGAAAAGTGCAATAGTTATCTGTACAGTGTACAGAAGGACGTATAGAAGAAGTGTGTATTTTAGTCATTTCCATTGCTCACATGCTCAAATAGTTGCCAGACTAAATGAGCAAGGCTGTTTATATCGCAGACTTTAATCATGATATTTGAAATCCTTCGTGTTTGCGCCCTCGACAAAACCAAATACTGTTCAGCCTGTGTTGCCTCTTTGACGTTTTTGGCTCCACATTCAGGAAACAAAGCACATTTATAGACCAACTCGAATTAGCTTTAGAGAAGTCTGTTCAAACCAGAGCTCTGTAAATGTTCAGAGTTCTCGAAGGTCCCTTGGCGAGAGAGATCAACCCTCGTGGTTGTCATGGCGAAAGAGACGGAAACTGAGAAAGGATCTAGAGAGACGGATCTTTCAACCCTcacagccagaggtcaatgacCTACAAACACACAAGGACAAGAaggtgactgtgtgtgagagatgcaGGGAAGGACAGCGATAGAGTGCTCATCCTGCTTCTGTGGCTAAGCACTcaaacgtttgtgtgtgtgtgtgtgtgtgtgtgaagcccttttctatgtttatttattctgtcAGCTCACTTCCAGGGGTCAACCCCATGGGAGCCATAAGAAAGAGGATCCATGGCCCAGAGAGAAAGCTTTTTACTACACAACCCCCTCCACTTTCActgtctccatccatccatccatccatgtatctGTCAAtgcctctatctatctatctatctatctatctatctatctatctatctctccatctatctatctatctatctaactatctatctatttacatATCTacatttctatctatctatctttctatctatctatctatccatccatccatctatctatctatctatctatttacatATCTacatttctatctatctatctttctatccatctatccatctctctatctatccatccatccatctatctatctatctatctatctatctatctaactatctatctatctatctatctatctatctatctatctaactatctatctatctatctatctatttacatATCTacatttctatctatctatctttctatccatctatccatctctctatctatccatccatccatccatctatctatctatctatctatctatctatctaactatctatctatctatctatttacatATCTacatttctatctatctatctttctatccatctatccatctctctatctatccatccatccatctatctatctatctatctatctatctatctatctatctatctatttacatATCTacatttctatctatctatctttctatccatctatccatctctctatctatcaatccatccatctatctatctatctatctatctatctatctatctatctatttacatATCTACAtttcaatctatctatctatctatctatctacctatctatctatctatcctgaGCAGTATCCTGagtactgaactagggagctggctGAAACATTCCCATAATCTCTTTCTTGCCTGTTCATTATCAAACTCATTATCAATTCTTGTCTTGCTAACACTTGCTacattagctagctgactagcCTAGCACACAGATTCTGTAGCTCATTAGTAGAATTTCCCAaatcagtttttcttttttctttttttaaatttttttttaaaacttggtTTCAAATGGGAAAATATTGATTAGAATTTAGCAGTGTGTTGGACAGCTGCTATTAGTTTCATCAAAGACCTTGTATGTTGACTGAGTGCTTAGTCCTTattttgtgtgagtgtatattgtatgtatAGGTGTAGGTATggatgtatatacgtatatatgcaTATAGATATGTTGTATATTATCTATTATTTTAATGGTGTTTATGTCTTCTCTCCCCTCTAGACATAATTATATCTTCCATGGAATtttagttgggtttttttttgttttcttgttgttgttttcttctttcttttgtaattgaaaactaataaaaagttattcgcaaaaaaaaaaaaaagaaagaaaaaaaaaaagaaaaaagaatttagCACTGTGTTAACAAACTGGACCTTCGTGTGAATAATCAGAACCATCTA
This region includes:
- the LOC128607017 gene encoding collagen and calcium-binding EGF domain-containing protein 1-like, translated to MSRFYYRMLLFPFTLFSTVLLPTSGKSQNEADRNGEECPDNKILTVEYPCIRAGGERGTCLRRKCCKGFRFVMGQCVPESVDVCAGSPCEQQCMDNFGRVVCTCYSGYRFDREKHRQHLHPYCLDVDECEESNGTLCEDVCENTPGSFRCRCSAGYTLAADQRSCIPTHKLSLSHSAGKSDTQMSAGSCSLTCQDIMNMRTSLQQLKLHLGHTHSTGQVISPDLANSSEKPLPGRVGKNHDSHTMSGPPGVPGPPGLPGPPGQKGEPGSIGTPGPQGPRGDMGPMGPQPDLEHVKRGRRGPVGPPGAPGRDGFKGEKGSPGLRGPPGPPGSFDFLLLMMADIRHDIIELQDKVFGKRTDFLLDTPPDAMVEAEFKDSGSGQDEKVLNT